From one Azospirillum ramasamyi genomic stretch:
- a CDS encoding methyl-accepting chemotaxis protein → MSGLKLTLRAKLWALVALAGAICIALAASALWLNQRSMLEDRKETLRSVVQTVHGLAAGYDAEVIAGRLTREQAFERLRANIHTMFYNGKDYIFVLGTGYQAVIHPVRPDVIGKDQRDMTDANGVFFSREMVDTARNKGEGFVAYSYPKAGSDVALPKLSYVKMFEPWQVIIGTGVYIDDLDARFMRSLWTMAAIVGGLALPVVALIALVGNSVSRRIRRLSDSMRSLADGNLSAVVPETGSSDELGDMGRAVEVFKLNAEASRRLEAEQAETARRAEEDKRQAMDRLAARFEGTVGGMIRSVSTTTDALGQKVRAMSQAAEQTSQLAGIVASASDGTAANVQTVAAASEQLSSSIVEIGRQVSEASRVANEAVGMAQEATSRIGSLAEAVDRIGAVVGLINSIAGQTNLLALNATIEAARAGEAGKGFAVVASEVKALANQTAKATDEIGGQMNGIQSVTGLAVTEIQKVAAVIERLSAIATTISAAVDQQNAATAEISRSVQQAAAGTGEVSSSISGVTAASDESGRTARELVEALGKLSDEAAGLNAQVGSFLATVRTA, encoded by the coding sequence ATGAGCGGACTGAAACTGACCCTGCGGGCGAAGCTCTGGGCTCTGGTGGCCCTGGCCGGCGCCATCTGCATCGCGCTCGCCGCCTCGGCGCTGTGGCTGAACCAGCGCAGCATGCTGGAGGACCGCAAGGAGACGTTGCGCTCCGTCGTGCAGACCGTCCACGGACTCGCCGCCGGCTACGACGCCGAGGTGATAGCCGGCCGCCTGACCCGCGAGCAGGCGTTCGAGCGGCTTCGGGCGAACATCCACACGATGTTCTACAACGGCAAGGATTACATCTTCGTCCTCGGCACCGGCTATCAGGCGGTCATCCACCCGGTCCGCCCCGACGTGATCGGCAAGGACCAGCGCGACATGACGGACGCCAACGGGGTCTTCTTCTCCCGCGAGATGGTCGACACCGCCCGCAACAAGGGCGAGGGCTTCGTCGCCTACAGCTATCCCAAGGCCGGCAGCGACGTGGCCCTGCCGAAGCTCAGCTACGTCAAGATGTTCGAGCCGTGGCAGGTGATCATCGGCACCGGCGTCTACATCGACGACCTGGACGCCCGCTTCATGCGCAGCCTGTGGACCATGGCGGCCATCGTCGGCGGTCTGGCGCTTCCGGTGGTGGCGCTGATCGCGCTGGTCGGCAATTCGGTCAGCCGCCGCATCCGCCGCCTGTCCGACAGCATGCGCAGCCTCGCCGACGGCAACCTGTCGGCCGTGGTTCCTGAAACCGGCAGCAGCGACGAGCTGGGCGACATGGGCCGCGCCGTGGAGGTGTTCAAGCTGAACGCCGAGGCGAGCCGGCGCCTGGAAGCCGAACAGGCGGAAACCGCCCGCCGGGCGGAGGAGGACAAGCGGCAGGCGATGGACCGGCTGGCGGCCCGATTCGAAGGGACGGTCGGCGGCATGATCCGCTCGGTCTCCACCACCACCGATGCCCTGGGGCAGAAGGTGCGGGCGATGTCGCAGGCGGCCGAGCAGACCAGCCAGCTCGCCGGGATCGTGGCCAGCGCCAGCGACGGCACCGCCGCCAACGTGCAGACCGTGGCCGCCGCGTCGGAACAGCTGTCCAGCTCCATCGTCGAGATCGGCCGGCAGGTGTCGGAGGCCAGCCGCGTCGCCAACGAGGCCGTCGGCATGGCTCAGGAGGCGACCAGCCGCATCGGCAGCCTGGCCGAGGCGGTGGACCGGATCGGCGCCGTGGTCGGGCTGATCAACTCCATCGCCGGCCAGACCAACCTGCTGGCGCTCAACGCCACCATCGAGGCGGCGCGGGCGGGGGAGGCGGGGAAGGGCTTCGCGGTGGTCGCCAGCGAGGTGAAGGCGCTGGCCAACCAGACGGCGAAGGCAACGGACGAGATCGGCGGCCAGATGAACGGCATCCAGTCGGTGACCGGCCTGGCGGTGACGGAGATCCAGAAGGTGGCTGCGGTCATCGAGCGGCTGAGCGCCATCGCCACGACGATTTCCGCCGCGGTGGACCAGCAGAACGCCGCCACCGCGGAGATATCACGCTCGGTCCAGCAGGCCGCCGCCGGCACCGGCGAGGTGTCGTCGAGCATTTCCGGCGTCACCGCCGCATCGGACGAGAGCGGCCGCACCGCCCGCGAACTGGTGGAGGCGCTGGGCAAGCTGTCCGACGAGGCCGCCGGGCTGAACGCCCAGGTCGGATCCTTCCTGGCGACGGTAAGGACGGCCTGA
- the gap gene encoding type I glyceraldehyde-3-phosphate dehydrogenase — translation MAVRVAINGFGRIGRLVLRAIYESGRKDVEVVAINDLADLKANAHLLKYDSVHGRFPGTIETGDGVLIVNGHSIKVVQERDPAKLPWKDLGVQIAMECSGIFTKRADAAKHLEAGAEKVLISAPATDEDITVVYGVNHDKLTAEHRIVSNASCTTNCLAPVAHVLHNLVGIEKGFMTTIHSYTGDQRIVDTNHKDLHRARAAALNMIPTSTGAAKAVGKVLPELKGKLDGTAMRVPTPNVSVVDFKFTSKRATSVEEITKAISDAANGPLKGVLAAYTEDLVSTDFNHDPNSSIFALNETKVIDGNFVRIMTWYDNEWGFSNRMSDTAVAMANAK, via the coding sequence ATGGCTGTACGGGTAGCGATCAACGGTTTTGGCCGCATCGGCCGTCTGGTTCTGCGCGCCATCTACGAGAGCGGCCGCAAGGACGTGGAGGTCGTGGCGATCAACGACCTGGCCGATCTGAAGGCCAACGCGCACCTGCTGAAGTACGACAGCGTCCACGGCCGCTTCCCCGGCACCATCGAAACCGGCGACGGCGTGCTGATCGTCAACGGCCACTCCATCAAGGTCGTGCAGGAGCGTGACCCGGCCAAGCTGCCGTGGAAGGATCTGGGCGTCCAGATCGCCATGGAATGCTCGGGCATCTTCACCAAGCGCGCCGACGCCGCCAAGCATCTGGAAGCCGGCGCCGAGAAGGTGCTGATCTCCGCCCCGGCCACCGACGAGGACATCACCGTCGTCTACGGCGTCAACCACGACAAGCTGACGGCCGAGCACAGGATCGTCTCGAACGCCTCCTGCACCACCAACTGCCTGGCGCCGGTCGCCCATGTCCTCCACAACCTGGTGGGCATCGAGAAGGGCTTCATGACCACGATCCACTCCTACACGGGTGACCAGCGGATCGTCGACACCAACCACAAGGACCTGCACCGCGCCCGCGCGGCGGCCCTGAACATGATCCCGACCTCCACCGGCGCGGCCAAGGCGGTCGGCAAGGTGCTGCCGGAACTGAAGGGCAAGCTGGACGGCACCGCCATGCGCGTCCCGACCCCGAACGTGTCGGTCGTCGACTTCAAGTTCACGTCCAAGCGCGCCACCTCGGTCGAGGAGATCACCAAGGCGATCTCCGACGCCGCCAACGGCCCGCTGAAGGGCGTGCTGGCCGCCTACACCGAGGATCTGGTTTCGACCGACTTCAACCACGACCCGAACAGCTCGATCTTCGCGCTGAACGAGACGAAGGTCATCGACGGCAACTTCGTCCGCATCATGACCTGGTACGACAACGAGTGGGGCTTCTCCAACCGCATGAGCGACACCGCCGTCGCCATGGCGAACGCCAAGTAA
- the tkt gene encoding transketolase, protein MSAASAQPSLHTMASAIRALSMDAVEAAKSGHPGMPMGMADVATVLFTQFLKFDPKNPNWPDRDRFVLSAGHGSMLIYSLAYLTGYERMTIDEIKRFRQLHSLTPGHPEVDPSLGIEMTTGPLGQGVSTAVGMALAERITNARFGDELIDHYTYVIASDGDLMEGVSHEACSLAGHLGLNRLIVLWDDNHISIDGSTDLSFTDDTQARFRSYGWNTIAVDGHDTDAVSKAIAQARTSTDKPTLIACRTIIGKGAPNKANTHGCHGSPLGADEVAATREAIGWTHEAFVVPDEVLAAWRAAGTRSADAYAAWTGRRAGLTEAAGKAFDEAFGRGVPSALTDAIVAFKEKVSADKPSWATRVASGNTLEVLVPAIPEMIGGSADLTPSNNTKVKNTADVKGKGDFAGRYVRYGVREHGMATLMNGMALHGGVIPYGGTFMQFADYCRPSIRLAALMKQRSIFVMTHDSIGLGEDGPTHQPVEHLAALRAIPNLLVLRPADAVETAECWQIALEATGSPSVLALTRQNVPTLRTEHTAENLSARGAYVLAEAEGERKATILATGSEVSLAMEARKALQAQGVGTAVVSMPSWELFERQDDAYKASVLGTGVRVGVEAAIRMGWDRWLGDKGAFVGMKGFGESAPYQELYKHFGITAEAVVDAVKARL, encoded by the coding sequence ATGTCCGCTGCCTCCGCCCAGCCCTCCCTCCACACGATGGCCAGCGCGATCCGCGCGCTCTCCATGGACGCGGTCGAGGCCGCGAAGTCCGGCCACCCCGGCATGCCGATGGGCATGGCCGATGTCGCCACGGTCCTGTTCACGCAGTTCCTGAAGTTCGATCCGAAGAACCCGAACTGGCCCGACCGCGACCGCTTCGTGCTGTCGGCCGGCCACGGCTCGATGCTGATCTACTCGCTGGCCTACCTGACCGGCTACGAGCGGATGACCATCGACGAGATCAAGCGCTTCCGCCAGCTGCACAGCCTGACCCCCGGCCACCCGGAAGTCGATCCCAGCCTGGGCATCGAGATGACCACCGGCCCGCTGGGCCAGGGCGTCTCCACCGCCGTCGGCATGGCCCTGGCGGAGCGGATCACCAACGCCCGCTTCGGCGACGAGCTGATCGACCACTACACCTACGTCATCGCCTCGGACGGCGACCTGATGGAGGGCGTCAGCCACGAGGCCTGCTCGCTGGCCGGCCATCTCGGGCTGAACCGCCTGATCGTGCTGTGGGACGACAACCACATCTCCATCGACGGCTCGACCGACCTCAGCTTCACCGACGACACCCAGGCGCGCTTCCGCTCCTACGGCTGGAACACCATCGCCGTCGACGGCCACGACACCGACGCGGTGTCGAAGGCGATCGCCCAGGCCCGGACCTCCACCGACAAGCCGACGCTGATCGCCTGCCGCACCATCATCGGCAAGGGCGCGCCGAACAAGGCCAACACCCACGGCTGCCACGGCTCGCCGCTGGGCGCCGACGAGGTCGCCGCGACCCGCGAGGCCATCGGCTGGACCCATGAGGCCTTCGTCGTTCCCGACGAGGTGCTGGCCGCCTGGCGCGCCGCGGGCACCCGCAGCGCCGACGCCTACGCCGCCTGGACCGGCCGCCGCGCCGGCCTGACCGAGGCAGCCGGCAAGGCCTTCGACGAGGCCTTCGGCCGCGGCGTTCCCTCCGCCCTGACCGACGCCATCGTCGCCTTCAAGGAGAAGGTCAGCGCCGACAAGCCGAGCTGGGCGACCCGCGTCGCCTCCGGCAACACGCTGGAGGTGCTGGTCCCGGCGATCCCGGAGATGATCGGCGGTTCCGCCGACCTGACCCCGTCGAACAACACCAAGGTCAAGAACACCGCCGACGTGAAGGGCAAGGGCGACTTCGCCGGCCGTTACGTCCGCTACGGCGTGCGCGAGCACGGCATGGCGACGCTGATGAACGGCATGGCGCTGCATGGCGGCGTCATCCCCTACGGCGGCACCTTCATGCAGTTCGCCGACTACTGCCGCCCGTCGATCCGTCTGGCCGCGCTGATGAAGCAGCGCTCGATCTTCGTGATGACCCACGATTCGATCGGCCTCGGCGAGGACGGCCCGACGCACCAGCCGGTGGAGCATCTGGCGGCGCTGCGCGCCATTCCGAACCTGCTGGTCCTGCGCCCGGCCGACGCGGTGGAGACCGCCGAATGCTGGCAGATCGCGCTTGAGGCCACCGGCAGCCCGTCGGTCCTGGCGCTGACCCGCCAGAACGTGCCGACTCTGCGCACCGAGCACACGGCCGAGAACCTGTCCGCCCGCGGCGCCTATGTCCTGGCCGAGGCCGAGGGCGAGCGCAAGGCGACGATCCTCGCCACCGGCTCGGAAGTCTCTCTGGCCATGGAAGCCCGCAAGGCCCTGCAGGCCCAGGGCGTCGGCACCGCCGTTGTGTCTATGCCGAGTTGGGAACTGTTCGAGCGCCAGGACGATGCGTACAAGGCGTCGGTGCTCGGCACCGGCGTGCGCGTCGGCGTCGAGGCGGCGATCCGCATGGGCTGGGACCGCTGGCTGGGCGACAAGGGCGCCTTCGTCGGCATGAAGGGTTTCGGCGAATCGGCGCCCTACCAGGAACTGTACAAGCACTTCGGCATCACCGCCGAAGCGGTCGTGGACGCCGTCAAGGCGCGTCTCTGA